CGCCGCCGCCTACGGGGTCTCGGGTCCGAACCTGCGTGCATCGGGTGTGGAGTTCGACCTTCGCAAGACCGAGGATTACCTGCCGTATGACGACTTCGATTTCTGGGTGCCGACCGGCGAAGCGGGGGACTGTTATGACCGCTACATCATGCGGCTCCACGAGATCCGGGTGTCGGCCAAGCTCATTCTCGAGGCCATCGACGGGATCCCGGAAGGGGCGATCATCGCCAAGGTGCCGAAGGTGATCAAGCTTCCCAAGGGCGAGATCTATGTGCGGGCCGAGAACCCGAAGGGCGAGATGGGCTACTACCTGGTCTCCGAGGGTGGCACGGGTCCGTACCGGTTCAAGGTGCGCACCGCCTCGTTCTCGAACGTATCGGTGCTTCCGGAGTTGCTCGAAGGGGTGCTGGTCCCCGACCTCATCGCCATCTTCGGCAGCTTCGACTTCGTATTGGGAGACGTGGATCGATGAGCCAGTTCTCAGTCATCAGTTTTCAGTCTTCAGTTCCCTGCACCGTGCCGGGCGACTGTCGACTGATGACTGTTGACTTCGGCCCGCCGGAGGTGAGCCGGTGAGTTTCGGACTCGAACTCATCATCAAGATGGTGGTGATCTTCGCGATCGTGCCGACGACGGCGCTCGTCGTCGGATACGCCGAGCTGAAACTGTCTGCGCACATGCAGTCGCGGGTCGGCCCCTACTACGCAGGGGGCCGATGGGGGTGGGCGCAACTCATCGCCGACGGCGTGAAATTCCTCCAAAAGGAGGACATCATTCCCGACAACGCCGACCGTCCGGTGTTCTCACTCGCGCCGATCCTCGTGATGATCTCGACCGTTGCCGTGTTCCTGATCATCCCCTTCGGTTCGAGTGCTCACGCCATCGGCCGTGACGTCGACCTGGGCATCTTCTACGCCTTGGCGATTTCCTCGGTCGGAACGCTCGGGATACTGATGGCCGGGTGGTCTTCGGGAAACAAGTATTCGCTGATCGGCGGGCTGCGGGCCGGTGGCCAGCTGATCGCATATGAGCTGCCGATAGTGCTTGCCGTCGTGGGCGTCATCATCCAGGCGGGCACCATGTCGATGCAGGGCATCGTCGAAGCTCAGATTGCCCAGGGATGGCCGTTCGTGTTGACCCAGTTCGTGGGCTTCTTCCTGTTCCTGCTGGCGGCTCTCGCCGAGATGAACCGCACCCCATTTGATATGCCGATCGCCGAGTCGGAGTTGGTGACCGGATACCTCACCGAGTATTCGGGGTTCCGGTTCTTGTTCTTCTTCCTCGCCGAGTACGCCAGCATCTTCGCCTACTCGGCGATCGCTGCGACTCTCTTCCTCGGTGGCTGGGGCTTCTGGGGCGTAACGGGCCCGTTGGCCGGCGCGGTCATCGTGGTCGCCAAGACCCTGGCGCTCTCATTCGTGGTCATCTGGTTCCGCTGGACGTTCCCGCGCTTTCGGGAGGATCAACTGCAGGCGCTCGCATGGAAGTGGCTGGTCCCGTTGGCGCTTGCCAACATCGCCGTCACGGCAGTCTTCAAGGTGGTGTTCTGAGTGCACCGACTCGCAAGCGTCGCCCACGTTTCGCCGGCCATCGACGTCGGATGCTTCATCCTCGTCCTCGAAGCACCGCGCCGGGTGCGTCTTCGTCCTGCGTCCTTGCCTTCGACACCGATGACTCGGCGCTACACGCACGCTACTCACGAGACGGAGCACTAATGGCGCTCTACACCGGCAAGGGACTACTCAAGGGCCTGTGGGTGACCTTCAGCACGATGTTCACAAAGCCCGTGACGGTCATGTACCCGGACGAGAAGGAAGTCCCGGTGACCAGAGCGCGCGGCGTGATCGCTCTCGACGAGGACGCGTGCACGGTCTGCATGCTGTGCGCGCGCAGTTGCCCCGACTGGTGCATCTACATCGAAGGGCACAAAGAGGAGAAGCCACCGAGCAAACCGGGTGGCCGCCCGCGCAGCCGCGCGGTACTCGACCGCTTCGACATCGACTACGCACTCTGTATGTACTGCGGTATCTGTGTCGAGGTATGTCCCTTCGACGCCCTGTTCTGGAGTCCGGAGTACGAATACAGCGAGTACGAGATGCAGTCGCTGCTGCACGACCAGGCCAAGTTGGGCGAGTGGCTCACAACGGTGCCGGAGCCACCGGCATTGGAGGAGAAGTAATGGACGGCTGGTTCGCGGAGGCTTCCAACTGGTGGTTCCTCGTTTTGGCGGTGTTCATCGCAGTCTCCGCCCTGCGAGTCGTGACGTCGACCAATGTCGTGCACGCGGCGCTATTCCTCGTCGCCGCACTCGCCGGCACGGCAGGGCTGTTCCTCGTGCTTGGCGCACAGTTCGTTGCATGGGTGCTCGTGCTCGTCTACATCGGCGCCGTGATCGTGCTCTTCCTGTTCGGGATCATGATCACCAGGGCTCCGACCGGTCCGAAGGTCGAAGTCGACAACCCTCACAAGGGTTTCGCCGCCACGGCAGCCGTCCTGACGTTTGCCGTAATGGTGTTCTCGTCCGTCTCGGCGTTCGGGGACGAGATGGTGAGCAAGGTCGGCACCGGGACCCCAACGGACCTCATCGGTCACCAGTTGATGAGCCGATTCGTTCTCCCCTTCGAGATCGTCTCGTTCGTCCTGTTGGCAGCGCTCATCGGAGGGATCACGCTCGCCCGGCCCGACGAGCCACCCGTGGATGAGGAAGCCGACGAAGGGAAGACGGCATGAGACGCCCGATGTCCTCCGAGTATCAGGTACCGACTACCGGGGTCTGCGGCCTCCCGAAGGGAAGACGCCAATGACCCTCGTCCAGTACCTCATCCTTGGCGCCCTGATGTTCTCGCTCGGTGTATACGGCCTGTTGATCCGTCGTAATGCCGTCATGGTCCTGCTGGCGATCGAGTTGATGCTCAACGCCGTCAATCTCAACCTCATCGCCTTCGAAGCCGCGTTGCGTACCGCGTTCGCCGGAGGCCAGGTGTTCGCCATATTCGTGATCACCGTGGCTGCCGCCGAGGTCGGCATCGGTCTCGCCATCGTGCTGCTCATCTTCCGGAACCGACGTTCTGCGAACGTCGACGAGCTCGACTTGATGAGGTGGTAGCGCCGTGATACCGCAGATCCTTGCCTCGGAAGAGATTGTCCACGCAACCACCGGCGGGTGGCTCGCACAGTGGGCGTGGCTGATCGTCGTCGTTCCGTTCCTCGCCATGCTGGTGATCATCTTCTTCGGCAAGCGGATGCCCCGCGAAGGCGGTGAGATTGCCGTCGCCGCGATGGGATTCGTGTTCGTGTACGCCACGGTGCTGTTGATCCTCAACATCACCCAGGGGGTGATCTACGAACACAGCATCCAGGTGGCACAGATCGGCAGCATCACCATCGAGTGGGGATGGGTCGTCGATGGGCTCTCGACGATGATGTACTTCGTCGTCGGGACTCTCTCGTTCCTGGTCTTCACGTACGCCCTCGGGTACATGAAGGGCGACGTGCGTGTGACATGGTTCTTCGCGGCGTTCACGTTCTTTGCCGGGTCGATGCTCGTGCTCGTGTCGGCTCCGAACCTGATCCAGTTGATCGTCGGATGGGAGGGCGTCGGGATCGCCTCCTATCTGCTGATCGGTCATTACTGGGAGCAGAAAGAGAACTCCTCGGCCGGTATGAAGGCCTTCTACACGAACAAGATCGCCGACATCGGCCTGATCATCGGGGCGATCATCCTCGGGACTGCCGTCGGCTCGTTCCGCTATTCGAACATCCTCGATGCCGCTGCGGCGAACGCTGCCGTCCTGCAACCGGTTGCGGTGCTCGGTGGTGTCCTGTTGTTCATCGGGGCGATGGGCAAGAGCGCCCAGTTCCCGTTCCACGTCTGGCTGCCGGACGCGATGGCCGGCCCCACACCCGTGTCGTCACTGATGCATGCGGCCACGATGGTGACCGCCGGCGTGTACCTCGTCGCCCGGATGTATCCGCTGTATGCCGGCATGGCTGCGGACATGAGGATCCTGATCGTCGTGATCGGCACGATCACCCTGCTCGTCGCAGGGCTGCTGGCGATCGTCCAGGACGATCTGAAACGCGTCCTCGCCTATTCGACGGTGAGCCAGCTGGGCTATATGGTCGCGGCGCTCGGCGCCGGCGGGTACACCGCCGGGCTGTTCCACCTGTGGACCCACGCTTTCTTCAAGGGCCTGTTGTTCCTCACCGCAGGGTCGGTGATCCACGCGGTCCACTCCAACAACATGAGTGACATGGGAGGTCTGCGCAAGAAGATGCCGGTGACCTTCTGGTCGTTCACTTCGGCCACGCTCGCCCTGGTGGCCATCATCCCGTTCGCCGGGTTCTTCTCCAAGGACGAGATCTTGGCGACGCTCGGTCACAACGGGTATGTGTGGGCCATGTGGGTGGGGATCCTGGGGGCGTTCATCACCGCCTTCTACATGGGGCGCGCCATGTTCCTCACGTTCTTCGGCACGTACAAAGGCCACGCTCACGTGCACGAATCCCCCGCGGTCATGGCCGTTCCCATGGCAATCTTGGGGGTTGGGGCGCTCGTGGCAGGATGGGTGAACATCCCCGGCATCTATGAGGGGTTTCACGAGTGGGTGGGCGTACGAGCCGTCAGCTTCCCCTCATATGCTTCGGAGGGGTTCGATGTGCCGGTGATGCTCACCGGCCTGGGTTTCGCGCTGGCGGGTCTGATCGCCGCCTACTTCTTCTACTACCGGGACGCAGACACCCAGGTCGCGCGAGATCGGGTACGAATCCCGGTGCTGTGGCCACTCCTGGAGCACAAGTACTACCTCGACGACTTGTACCTGGCGACGCTGGTCAACCCGATCAAGGGACCGATCGCCAGGGCTGTGGACTGGAGCAACTCGTACATCATCGACGGGATCGTCAATGGCGCGGGTGTTGTCGCGCGCCTGACCGCCCGCTTCGTGTACGGGGACCTCGACCAGAAGGGCATCGACCTTGCGGTGAACACCGCAGCGATCGTCACCGGCTCGGCGGGCGAGCAGGTACGACGGTTGCAGACAGGGAAGGTGCAGCAGTACGCCGCCATGACGCTTGTCGGAGCGGCGCTACTGGTGATCGCAATCGTGATATTCACCTAGGAGGACGGACAGATGGCATGGTTCGATAACGGATGGGGCTTGAGCCTGATCGTGTTCTTGCCGCTGGCAGGAGCACTGGCGGTGATGCTCACCTCGAAAAAGAACCTGGCCGCTGTCAAGGGGCTCGGGTTGACGTTCACTGCACTGCCCGTCGTGCTTGCCGTAGTGATGATCGCCCGCTTCAACTACGGCGCAGGATCCGCTTTCCAATTTGGTACCGATCTTCCGTGGATCGTCTCGATCAATGCCCGCTACCACATCGGTGTCGACGGAATCTCGTTGCCGATGCTGGTCCTGTCGGTCGTGCTCACGATGCTGGCGGTCATCTACACGTTCAATCATTGGCCGGAGCCGCACAACCCGAAGGCATTCATGGCCCTGATCCTGATCCTGGGCACGGCGATGAACGGTACGTTCGTGGCTCTCGACCTGGTGCTGTTCTTCGTGTTCTTCGAGCTGGTCCTCCTCCCGATGTATTTCATGATCGGGATCTGGGGGGACAAGACCAAGATGAAGGTCCCAGGATTCAAGATCGAGGCGGAGACGCGTCTCTACGCCGCGATCAAGTTCTTTGTGTTCACCCTGTTCGGCTCTGCGTTCATGCTGCTGGGCTTCCTGGCGCTGTACTACCGCTCCGGGAACTACCTGGACTTTCGCACGTTCGACATCCCGACGCTGATCGGCCTCGGCTCGGCTGGTGCGTTCACCGGTATGTTCGCGTTCCTCGTCTTCGGGGCGTTGTTCCTCGGGTTTGCGGTGAAAGTGCCGATGTGGCCGTTGCACACGTGGCTTCCGGATGCCCACACGGCAGCACCGACGGTCGGTTCCGTGCTGCTGGCGGGGATCATGCTGAAACTCGGCTCGTACGGGTTCATCCGGATCAGCCTGCCGATTCTTCCCCAGGAGGCGCGGCACTGGGCGCCGGCCATCGCGATCCTGGCGGTGATCGGGATCATCTACGGTGCGCTTGCCTGTCTGGCCCAGTCGGACATGAAACGGCTGATCGCTTTCTCGTCGGTTGGTCACATGGGATTCGTCATGCTGGGCATTTCGACCCTCACGGTGGTGGGCATCAACGCGGCCGTGATCGGGATGGTCGCCCACGGGCTGATCACGGGTCTTCTGTTCTTCGTGGCAGGGTCGATGGCGCACCGCTATCACACACGAGACATGGCTCGACTGGGCGGCAACCAGAAGCTCATGCCGAAGATGGGCGCCATCCTCGGCTTCGCCGCAATCGCCTCGCTGGGCCTGCCCGGCCTTGCAGGGTTCTGGGGCGAGTTCATGTCGCTGGTCGGTTCGTACAGTCCGGCGGCAGGCTTGAGCCTGGGCGTCTTCCGTACCGCGATGGTGCTCGGTGCGATCGGCACGGTGCTGACGGCCGGGTACATGCTGTGGATGCTGCAACGGGTGAATCTCGGTGAGCCGAGTACCGAATGGGAAGGCCATGCACTGTTCGACACCGATCTGTACGAGCTGAGCGCGTGGGTGCCGCTCATGGTGTTCATCGTGGCCATCGGGGTGTTCCCCCGGTTGGTGTTCGGGGCGACCAACGGCGCCGTTGTTGCGCTGGTGACCAGGGCGTTTGGGGGCTGACGAGTGATCGACTACCTGGCACTGTCGCCCGAGATCATCATTGCGGCCACCGCCGTGGTGGTGCTCCTCGCCGACCTGTGGCTGTCGAGAGAACGTAAATT
This DNA window, taken from Gammaproteobacteria bacterium, encodes the following:
- the nuoH gene encoding NADH-quinone oxidoreductase subunit NuoH; the protein is MSFGLELIIKMVVIFAIVPTTALVVGYAELKLSAHMQSRVGPYYAGGRWGWAQLIADGVKFLQKEDIIPDNADRPVFSLAPILVMISTVAVFLIIPFGSSAHAIGRDVDLGIFYALAISSVGTLGILMAGWSSGNKYSLIGGLRAGGQLIAYELPIVLAVVGVIIQAGTMSMQGIVEAQIAQGWPFVLTQFVGFFLFLLAALAEMNRTPFDMPIAESELVTGYLTEYSGFRFLFFFLAEYASIFAYSAIAATLFLGGWGFWGVTGPLAGAVIVVAKTLALSFVVIWFRWTFPRFREDQLQALAWKWLVPLALANIAVTAVFKVVF
- a CDS encoding 4Fe-4S dicluster domain-containing protein; this encodes MALYTGKGLLKGLWVTFSTMFTKPVTVMYPDEKEVPVTRARGVIALDEDACTVCMLCARSCPDWCIYIEGHKEEKPPSKPGGRPRSRAVLDRFDIDYALCMYCGICVEVCPFDALFWSPEYEYSEYEMQSLLHDQAKLGEWLTTVPEPPALEEK
- a CDS encoding NADH-quinone oxidoreductase subunit J codes for the protein MDGWFAEASNWWFLVLAVFIAVSALRVVTSTNVVHAALFLVAALAGTAGLFLVLGAQFVAWVLVLVYIGAVIVLFLFGIMITRAPTGPKVEVDNPHKGFAATAAVLTFAVMVFSSVSAFGDEMVSKVGTGTPTDLIGHQLMSRFVLPFEIVSFVLLAALIGGITLARPDEPPVDEEADEGKTA
- the nuoK gene encoding NADH-quinone oxidoreductase subunit NuoK — translated: MTLVQYLILGALMFSLGVYGLLIRRNAVMVLLAIELMLNAVNLNLIAFEAALRTAFAGGQVFAIFVITVAAAEVGIGLAIVLLIFRNRRSANVDELDLMRW
- the nuoL gene encoding NADH-quinone oxidoreductase subunit L, with protein sequence MIPQILASEEIVHATTGGWLAQWAWLIVVVPFLAMLVIIFFGKRMPREGGEIAVAAMGFVFVYATVLLILNITQGVIYEHSIQVAQIGSITIEWGWVVDGLSTMMYFVVGTLSFLVFTYALGYMKGDVRVTWFFAAFTFFAGSMLVLVSAPNLIQLIVGWEGVGIASYLLIGHYWEQKENSSAGMKAFYTNKIADIGLIIGAIILGTAVGSFRYSNILDAAAANAAVLQPVAVLGGVLLFIGAMGKSAQFPFHVWLPDAMAGPTPVSSLMHAATMVTAGVYLVARMYPLYAGMAADMRILIVVIGTITLLVAGLLAIVQDDLKRVLAYSTVSQLGYMVAALGAGGYTAGLFHLWTHAFFKGLLFLTAGSVIHAVHSNNMSDMGGLRKKMPVTFWSFTSATLALVAIIPFAGFFSKDEILATLGHNGYVWAMWVGILGAFITAFYMGRAMFLTFFGTYKGHAHVHESPAVMAVPMAILGVGALVAGWVNIPGIYEGFHEWVGVRAVSFPSYASEGFDVPVMLTGLGFALAGLIAAYFFYYRDADTQVARDRVRIPVLWPLLEHKYYLDDLYLATLVNPIKGPIARAVDWSNSYIIDGIVNGAGVVARLTARFVYGDLDQKGIDLAVNTAAIVTGSAGEQVRRLQTGKVQQYAAMTLVGAALLVIAIVIFT
- a CDS encoding NADH-quinone oxidoreductase subunit M; its protein translation is MAWFDNGWGLSLIVFLPLAGALAVMLTSKKNLAAVKGLGLTFTALPVVLAVVMIARFNYGAGSAFQFGTDLPWIVSINARYHIGVDGISLPMLVLSVVLTMLAVIYTFNHWPEPHNPKAFMALILILGTAMNGTFVALDLVLFFVFFELVLLPMYFMIGIWGDKTKMKVPGFKIEAETRLYAAIKFFVFTLFGSAFMLLGFLALYYRSGNYLDFRTFDIPTLIGLGSAGAFTGMFAFLVFGALFLGFAVKVPMWPLHTWLPDAHTAAPTVGSVLLAGIMLKLGSYGFIRISLPILPQEARHWAPAIAILAVIGIIYGALACLAQSDMKRLIAFSSVGHMGFVMLGISTLTVVGINAAVIGMVAHGLITGLLFFVAGSMAHRYHTRDMARLGGNQKLMPKMGAILGFAAIASLGLPGLAGFWGEFMSLVGSYSPAAGLSLGVFRTAMVLGAIGTVLTAGYMLWMLQRVNLGEPSTEWEGHALFDTDLYELSAWVPLMVFIVAIGVFPRLVFGATNGAVVALVTRAFGG